aaaagcggtaGGTAATTTACGGTGCAAATCATACATAATTCTTTGTTGGGGTTTAGTACACTttgcaaagcaaagcaaagcaaagcaacaccaacaaagaagaaccAAAGGGGACCACAAACACGCACGAGTGacgagaagagaagagaaggaagggggatAATCCTAACAGGTTGGTGGTTGATAACGTGTTCAAACACCCTcaactaaaaaaataaaataaagtaatAGAACAGAAAAacggaagagaagagaggatTAACGAATCGATGTCGATAGATGTGGTTCCTGCTACCGAAACCGCTGCAGCTGCAACCACTACCGCTACTTACATGGACAACATTATTTCTGTTCGAAAGGCCAACGCAAAGAAACTCGCTGGTGGTTATACTCAAACGAAACGAATAGCAGAAATTTGTTACTTCTCCTTAGCGGTTTGCCTTTGGATGAGAAACGTTGCAATTGTGGTACTCTATTTACTGCACAGTAGCGAATCGTCTTCCAATCAGTTATTATGGAGCCCACTGATGATTCTGTCGGCTATGGTATTGTCTGACTTCATTAGCGGCGTGGCCCACTGGAGTTTTGATACGTGGGGAACCCCGGAGACATTTCTGTTCGGTAACTTTATACGCTCCTTCCGGGAGCATCACGTTAACCAAATGGCCATGACCAAACACGATTTTATTGAGACGAATGCCGACACAACTTTACCCCTGATCCCTGTGTTACTGATCCAATTATACTTCCTAGGTTGCAATTCCAAGAATAATTCAACATTCCGATACAACATCGACAATGACAACGCTGGTTTCCATGTATTTTTCCTTACTTTCGCACTTTTCATTGGTATGACTAATGAGCTTCACAAATGGGCTCACCTGCCGGCGCCGCATCCCTTCGCTCGCCTGCTCATGTCGTGTAGAATTGTTCTCACACGTAAAAGTCACCGCAGGCATCATCGTGGGAGTTATGACCGCAGTTATTGCATTACAACTGGGTGGTTGAATGCCCCGCTTGACCGAGTTGACTTTTGGCGGAAGGCCGAGGCAGTTGTAACGGCATTGACGGGTGCGGTTCCACGGGCAAATGATAGGGAGTTGTTAGGCGTAcgacataaagaagaaacggacGGGGAGGGTTGCAATGAGGAATTTGGAGGGTTGTGAAATAGTTGAAATttgtgggaagaaaaaagagaaaaactaCAGCGACTGCTATTATTCGTAAAGCAGGATCGCTTTTGTCTTTGCGTATGCGCTTGTATTCGCAAGGAGAGTTGTGTGATAAGACTGATATGGGAGgacaagaaaagagaagggaagggaaggtgcTCATGTTGATACTCGGTTGGATAAAAAGTTTGCAAGGtagcattttatttttatttatatttttaattttacttttgttgtgaCTAccactatcattattattattattatcattattgttgttactgGTAATGGAAGCAACACAGGTGACAAGAGAGTAAGCACATGATTTGTTGGGACGTTCACCACCTGTTTTGCGATGAAGGGAACGCTACTATGGTTTTTGTTGCATGAGTAGAAGGTTGTTTCTCAAAAGTAGAAGtagaaacgaaaaaacaaaaagatgcacgcaaagcaaacaaacatgaatatatatatatatatatatatatttgcgtgGACACGTGGTTATGCTCCTTCAGTTTCTACCCTTTACATACACACAAGAAGGGATTTagtaaatgaataaaagcGATACGCACAGCATCCCCATGAGACAATACTGGAGGGGCTGTTAAGTCATGTACGTGGGAATGCCACTCACTTTAATAGGGGCCTCCTGTTTTGCGTCGAGGCAGTacccttttcatttgttgttcgttcttttaaaagtttttttttctctcagtTACGTCTTCACCCACACTCTTCCCAACTTTATCTTTGTGCATGTTtatgtttccctttcttccatgATATTCTTAGTCACAAATTTACTGACAAATAACCGTACGTTAACTAAGCGTCACAACGTGTCCCGACCGTGcgcacatttttgttttttccatctttttttcattttcattttgacaactttttttttccgttaaAGAAAGAGGGTGGAGCCGCATGATCGAGGGACatgagaaaggaaaagaaggggagtagataagaaagaaagaaagaaacggagaggggaaaggggaaaagataaGAGGGGGGCAAAAAAATATAGCAACCAACAGGATCATtatgcatttctttttttctttttcccccattcgCCGTTACCTTTGCGTGGGGCCAACGAAGAGATGATGTGGGGGAAAGTAATACATTTACACACGTATACATGTCAAACAAACGAGTGaagcatatatatgtgtacatttttttttgtaaagaggagggaagatGGGAGTGGCAACATTCATTGAAAAAATATCATGTACATTCCTGCAAGTGTCGGTAGCTTTATGTTCTTCGTATTTCCccttgtgtgtgttggtgtgtTCATTCATTGGTTCTTCTACGTTAGATTAATtcatttaaatttttttgtgttttttgttttgtttgtcaaCGTTCCTAATCCTTCTATCGTCCCATgtatgggaaaataaatatacgcaCGGGTATACCAcatgtattttctttgttctagTGGTCTTTGGGCATTACGTAATTTATCGTGATCCATTTATTACCGTTCTCTGCTCGTAAAGAGGTTTACTGTCGCGGCAATTGTCGTCTGTTGTTTctattactgttatttttggtaatctcccttttcttctttattttctcgcTCACACCAACGCAGCAACAGAGAGTTACAAACCCTTACATCTTGCACATAGAGTGGCACACACAAgttgaaaaaggagaaaaaaacgagctgaggaaaacaaaggtgaAGCGACACTCGGCGTCGTATGAGTTCACGGGAGCCAACAGCAGCGAATGTGGAGGCGACTgaagtgtgtgtggttgtgaGCCACGCCGCAAGGAAATTTCAGATTACACTACCGGCTGCCACGGCAACTGTGGGTGACATAAAAAATAGAATAGAGCAAAGCACTGGAGTGCCAGTGGAAAGGCAACGACTTTTGTTTGGTGCGCATACCCTTAAACAATACCGAAATGGGGATATTGAAAATGTGAGACTTATTGATATCGTTGTGAAACCTAGTGGTCGTGCCAATGAAAAAGGGATCAAAGCACCCGCCGGCACCAACGACAATccaaaggagggaagggatgACAACAGCAGTAGCGGCAATGGGACAGTAACTTTAACGTCGGGCTCCGTTATTACGCTGCCGGTGATGTTGCTAGGAACCGCAGCATCAGCCCCTCATGTTGATGAAGAGGTGACAGCTCAACTCCACCGGTTGGTTACAACTACGTTAGAGCATGACAGTCGATGGTTCCGATGCAGTTACGGCAAAGGATATGCGCGGCAAACCGCTTTTGTCTGTCGCACGTGTGTGGACAGTGGAGCTGCAGATCCCTCTCACGCCATTTGCTACGCCTGTGCAGAGGTGTGTCACACCGGTCATGACGTTGAGGAATGGGGCGTACGTTACTTCATGCGTTGTGACTGCTGTACCCCTGTTTGCTGGAGAGACATAAAGGTGAATGGAAGTAAGGAGGAGTGGGATAAAAAAGCTGTAAACGACCACAGTAGCGAAGGTAATAGGGGCCAAGGGGATGAGAACTCAAAAATGTCCCGGGGGGTGTTGCCCCTGATACGGAAAGCCGAAGAGACGCGTCAGCTGAAGAGGTGCTGTTTTATATTAGACAGCGAGACAAGTGAACCTCCTGTGTCGAGAGAGGCTGTTCCACTAAACGGCAGAAACATTTACCCACGGTCGTCATATGCATGgtgtttctgctgttgtgaGGATGACTACCCACCGGATGGGACGAATGAGAGTGCAGGAGTTGTCTGTATGCTTTGTGCCACATGTTTCTGGAGTGCCCACATCACGCGTCTGCACACGGGCATGCTCAACCGCCTTCCCTGCCACGGGAATTTGGTGGAGGGTGATGTGGTGGCTTTCTACTGCGAAACGTGTAAAGGTGTTGTTTGTGGACCCTGTCGCCTTCGCTGCCACGCCGACCACGAAGTGCAAAAGGACGTAGTGGTCGCGCCATACGAACAACACGGAAAGGGAGCTGTCGCAAATTCACGAGACCACACATTTAAATGTGAGTGTGGCTGTTTTTCCAGTGATAAAAGTGCTGGTGATGACGGGCTTAATGATAGAAATGCCTCACTGTTGCCACCAAATACAGCAGTGGACATTATGAACAGCGACTCACTCATTGGATTCATATGTGCATACTGCATGCAGGAACATCCATGGCTTGCGGACAGGGATTATCGTTACTGCTACGGCGGGAAATTGCCGGACCCCGTGCCAAAGGAACAACATAAACCAATAGTTTCGTGTAACTTTCCTCCTGACGCTGAGTGCCCCGACGACAGGTACCCTTTTCATGGTATGCTTTTCTCCGTTGATGCATTCACAGAGAAGATGACTTGCAAATGCGCACCGTGTCGTCAAGCATATGAGCGGTTTGCTCCTCGTACAACCACCACCGCCCAAGACGAGATGGCGGTGGAGCTCCATGAAGCTTGCGACCACTGCGGTCGGAACATACGTGACGAAAACGCATTTATGTGCCAAACTTGCGAGTTATGTTGTGGAAAGGCGTTCTTTGTTTGCCGCCGCTGCAACTCACTTCGGCTTGGTTTGAACCTGCCTACCCCGAGCAGTACAAACGATGAGTCGGTGCACGGGAATACGCAGGAGGGTAACACTGTCTCATCTACCGAACAAGAGGATGAACCCGCATCGTGGGACCATCCTTCAGATCACGTATTTCTTGAGGACACATGCGAGAACCTCTTTAACCTTTGCGGAATGTGTGTCGCACATCACCTTGGGCCGCAAGCGGAGGATCTTTCATCTATGGACGCAGAATCCATAGCTGGTACTGTCATGACGGTGTTGCAACGTACGTTTGGTGAGGCCCCTCTCACATTCGATCCCAAGGACATTGCTCAACACCACCAGTTGTtgcagcaacagaaaaagaaaccaaatgCCAgcgcaaacacccagtcttCATCCAATGAACGTACAGGACGGCGTGTATCACCAGCATCGATAGCGAAGGGATGTAAACGTCCACGTATTGAAGAAAGTGAGGATGATAGCGACGTTCGCAACGGTGTGAGTAGCGGCAGTGGTGCGCATGACGGCGACGATCAAATTTAGCGCTGCGCGTGGGTATGCTTTTCAGGTGATGAGCcattaatttcttttttcgtatCTGGATTCTATCGGATGCTCAAACTCCTCTTCTAACGAAGGGAGCGGCCGAAAGTTGATGGGTAGTGGAAAACATTATTATATTAAGATGTTATCATCTTCAGTTTCTAACTCTCTACCCCTTTTAAGCATCGACATTACGGTGGgatcgtgtgtgtgtatgtggtgTCGTTCGTTGTTCGGCAGATTCTCCCCCAGCTTATGCTGCCAAATAAAACTGCCCAATTACCCACCGTtgctcccccttcccccttccctgTAGCTTTGTCTGTATCTGTGACTGTAAGGGACCTGCCAacatttgttgtttccttaatctcttcctctccctctttttatcTGTTTGTCCTTTATGTTCAACACTGAGACTCACCAGGCGAGTTTCACCGAAGTCGGCTAAACATCGTTAACAATCGCAACCGTCTGCGCGTAGACGCATAGGTGGACGGAAGAGTAGTACACTAAGGAGAAAATAGGGGGAGTTAGGCGCAGAAAAGGTGTTGAGCATTACaaaacttttctttccttaagATTCCCCTCAAATTTCTTTGATCTGAGGAACCAGTGCATTGAATCACTCATTTTgtaaggagagaaaaaaagaaaaagaaaacccgGACAAATACGGAGGTAAGTGCAAAGATCGTCACAAGAACCTTCGTAAAGCAGAAAGGGGGAGCGTGCCGGGACAGAAATTAACCAAGTGGGAACAAATGTACGGCCATGTTGTGGTGGAGGAGCCACCAACAGTTTTATCCCTTCAGGGACCACTTCTTACACCACAGCAGGAGCAGGAGAAATGGCTCTGTGATTCGCTTGAGACGGTGAAGGAGGTTGAAGCCGAAATGAAACTGTACATCCGCCGCCGAGAGCAGCGTAACGTGTGGAATGCAGCAGCGAAAATGTTAGCGGAGATGCGAACCGATGTTCTAGCTCCACAGTATTATTATGAGCTTTACTTGAAGGTATTTGACGTACTACAGGTTCTACATCAGTTTGTGGAAGATGAATATCGAGAGGGGTGCTCGCTGGAGGAGATGTATGATGTGGTGCAGCACACGGGGAGTATTGTCCCACGTTTGTATCTGCTGATCACCGTTGGGTCGGTGGCCATCAAGTCAGGGGAACAACCGGCTGTTGAAATAATGCGCGATTTGGTGGAAATGTGCAAAGGCGTACAGCACCCCACGCGCGGGATGTTCCTTCGCCACTATTTGCTAACTGTGACGAAGAACAGACTACCAGGTGAAGGCGGTTACACAGGTTCTAAGTCCACAGAGGGCGGAGGCGGGACGGTAGATGAAACGATTGAGCTGCTTCTGCAAAACTTCAAAGAAATGAACTGGCTGTGGATCCGCATGGATCTAAAGGGGCAACAACGTACTGGGGACCAGCAGCGAACACAACAGCGGGCGCGCAGGGATCGAAAGGAGTTGTGTGTACTCGTTGGCATGAACATTGTGCGTCTcgctcagcttgacggtgtGGAGCGCGAAACTTATCAAACCTCCATACTTCCGCGTCTCCTTCAAATAATTGTGGGTTATCGTGAGTCACTTGCGCAACAGTACCTTTTTGAGGTGGTTGTGCAGGTGTTTCCTGACGAGTTCCATCTGTTCAGTCTTGAACAGTTACTCGCTGCTCTGGGGCAGCTTCAGTCCAAGGTGGATGTAAGTGCCATACTTTCTGCGCTATTGCAACGGTTGGGAAAGTATGCTGAGTTGATGAATGAGGGAGTGGCGGAAGCCGGAAGCAGTACCGAGAAGGAACTGTTGATGACGATGTTTGATACAGTGAAAACTCGTCTTGACGACATGGCAGATGCTACCAAGACCGCTCTCCAAGCCCTGCACGGCGGCGACGTAAATACCCAAGGGAAGGATGGGGTAGAGGGCGTCTCCATTCTTTCCGGCAAGAGCAAGCATCCATACATGttaactttcttttcgtaCATTAAGTCAATGTACAGTTTGGCTGAACTTGCGCTCAAAGTAAACCCCGCTACGGCTCCACAAAATATTGGGCTTATTTTCACGGGCATTGCGAACCGTTTGCCTCCCGCACTTGAACAAAACATAATGCTTGGGGTGGGCCGTCTCATTATCCGCGTGATAGAGTGCCTGAAAGATCCTAGCGTGGTGCTGGACCTTGAGGGCATTGATGTGTTGGTACAACCTCTGTGCGCCTCCACACGTCGCTCCATCGCTCTTGCACTCTGTACAGCATGCTTGCATTCCCCCTCGTATCGAATTTCTACCATCAAGTTGGCTGCGCGGCTGTTTGAACTTATTGCGCCACTCGTATACGACGAAGGCGATGTTGCGGGGGGAAGCAACCAGCCTGAAAAACCTGTCCAGGAGGGTACAACTTTTACCGGTGAAACTCAAATCGACGAGAAGAGTGCGGAGGAACAACAGCTTGTCTGTCGTGTGCTTCATTTACTACAGTGTGACGATGTAGGGATTCAAGCGAAGATAATGAACGGTGTGAGGAAACAACTGACAAAAGGTGGGCCGCAGCGGATTGTAGCCACTTTGCCGACGCTTTTGTCCATGTATATGCAGTTGGCACTGCGCGTCATGAAAGGGGCCACGGTGACGCTAGATCCCGACACAGCAGAAgcaggggaggaggagagagggagtggtggggaggggaaaccGACCGAAAAcgtagaaaaaacaaaatccgTTACCACTTTTGACATGGAGGAGGCTAGGGCTCTGTGTTCTAAGATATTCCATTTTGTTCATTCTGGTGATGGCAAGGGTGTATTGGAGGTACTCGCGGGTGAGGCCCCACAGCAAGCATTCTACCTCTACCTTTCTAGTGCTGCGACGGCAGACGTATGTGAGCTTTCCGAGGTGATCTACGAACATTTTGTGAGTGCGTTTCAAATATATGAACAATCCGGTGTTGACATGAGCGAGCAAATTGCAATGGTCGGGTACGCCGTGGCGCAACTGCATGCCTTACACTCGCTGCCAGAGGAAACATATGAGCTTTTGGCTACCAAGGTGTGCCAATATTCTTCCAAGCTGTTGCGTAAGAGTGATCAGAGCCGCCTTGTAGCTCTTTGTGCACATCTCTTCTGGAAAAAAGACCTTTCACAGGACAGTAATAATCGCATTGTGGAATGCCTACAGCGAGCGCTGAAGATTGCTAACCATGCGGCTTCTCAACAAtcaaagcagcaacagcaactgtTCGTAGAGTTGCTTAACCTTTTCCTACACTACTATGCTGGACGTGCCCCTGGTGTCACCGCTCGGCACGTCACCGGTCTTCTTGATCTCGCACAGGACTCTCTCACCAAGCTTAAGCAACAAGACGATGGTGAAGATAACGAGAATGAAGATGAAAAGGACAGGAGTGTCAAGGGGGAGACTAGTGAAGAGGTGCGGCGGTACTACGACAACACAATTCAGTACATTCGTACACGGCAGGAAGTTGATGAGCGGTGGAAGGAAATTGGCATGACAGAGGGAGAAGGCGAGGCCGCTGATAATGAGTAGTTACAGTGGAGACACATATTCATCCACCTCAGTGGGTGACTGCTGGGCATTGTGAAGGGGGAGTATTcctggaggaggaggaaggagaaagaagggagaaattTTGTAACGTGCACACGACctgattttgtgctttcttcGCAGTTGGCGAGGATTTCTTGCTTATTACGTGTATCCTTAGTGGCAGTAAGTAGTGAAACTAACCGTAGCCTCTCTGCCAGCTTTTGCTTTAAAACTTTGTGCGGGACT
The genomic region above belongs to Trypanosoma brucei brucei TREU927 chromosome 10, whole genome shotgun sequence and contains:
- a CDS encoding ubiquitin-conjugating enzyme variant Kua homologue, putative, whose translation is MSIDVVPATETAAAATTTATYMDNIISVRKANAKKLAGGYTQTKRIAEICYFSLAVCLWMRNVAIVVLYLLHSSESSSNQLLWSPLMILSAMVLSDFISGVAHWSFDTWGTPETFLFGNFIRSFREHHVNQMAMTKHDFIETNADTTLPLIPVLLIQLYFLGCNSKNNSTFRYNIDNDNAGFHVFFLTFALFIGMTNELHKWAHLPAPHPFARLLMSCRIVLTRKSHRRHHRGSYDRSYCITTGWLNAPLDRVDFWRKAEAVVTALTGAVPRANDRELLGVRHKEETDGEGCNEEFGGL
- a CDS encoding vacuolar protein sorting-associated protein 35, putative, with product MYGHVVVEEPPTVLSLQGPLLTPQQEQEKWLCDSLETVKEVEAEMKLYIRRREQRNVWNAAAKMLAEMRTDVLAPQYYYELYLKVFDVLQVLHQFVEDEYREGCSLEEMYDVVQHTGSIVPRLYLLITVGSVAIKSGEQPAVEIMRDLVEMCKGVQHPTRGMFLRHYLLTVTKNRLPGEGGYTGSKSTEGGGGTVDETIELLLQNFKEMNWLWIRMDLKGQQRTGDQQRTQQRARRDRKELCVLVGMNIVRLAQLDGVERETYQTSILPRLLQIIVGYRESLAQQYLFEVVVQVFPDEFHLFSLEQLLAALGQLQSKVDVSAILSALLQRLGKYAELMNEGVAEAGSSTEKELLMTMFDTVKTRLDDMADATKTALQALHGGDVNTQGKDGVEGVSILSGKSKHPYMLTFFSYIKSMYSLAELALKVNPATAPQNIGLIFTGIANRLPPALEQNIMLGVGRLIIRVIECLKDPSVVLDLEGIDVLVQPLCASTRRSIALALCTACLHSPSYRISTIKLAARLFELIAPLVYDEGDVAGGSNQPEKPVQEGTTFTGETQIDEKSAEEQQLVCRVLHLLQCDDVGIQAKIMNGVRKQLTKGGPQRIVATLPTLLSMYMQLALRVMKGATVTLDPDTAEAGEEERGSGGEGKPTENVEKTKSVTTFDMEEARALCSKIFHFVHSGDGKGVLEVLAGEAPQQAFYLYLSSAATADVCELSEVIYEHFVSAFQIYEQSGVDMSEQIAMVGYAVAQLHALHSLPEETYELLATKVCQYSSKLLRKSDQSRLVALCAHLFWKKDLSQDSNNRIVECLQRALKIANHAASQQSKQQQQLFVELLNLFLHYYAGRAPGVTARHVTGLLDLAQDSLTKLKQQDDGEDNENEDEKDRSVKGETSEEVRRYYDNTIQYIRTRQEVDERWKEIGMTEGEGEAADNE